The Klebsiella sp. RIT-PI-d genome includes a region encoding these proteins:
- the mltA gene encoding murein transglycosylase A yields MKGCWAKYLLTGTVVAMLAACSSKPTDRGQQYEDGKFTQPFSLVNQPEAVGAPINAGDFSEQVSQIRSASPRLYGSQSNVYSAVQDWLRSGGDTRTLRQFGIDAWQMEGADRYGNVQFTGYYTPVVQARHTRQGEFQYPIYRMPPKRGKLPSRASIYAGGLSDSYILAYSNSLMDNFIMDVQGSGYIDFGDGSPLNFFSYAGKNGWAYHSIGKVLIDRGEVKREDMSMQAIRHWGETHSQAEVQELLEQNPSFVFFKPQSFAPVKGASAVPLIGRASVASDRSIIPAGTTLLAEVPLLDNNGKFNGQYELRLMVALDVGGAIKGQHFDIYQGIGADAGHRAGWYNHYGRVWVLKNAPGAGGGLTSGNVFSG; encoded by the coding sequence ATGAAAGGATGTTGGGCAAAGTATCTTCTGACGGGGACGGTGGTGGCGATGCTGGCCGCGTGTTCCTCAAAACCCACCGATCGCGGTCAGCAGTATGAAGACGGCAAATTTACGCAGCCTTTCTCTCTGGTGAATCAGCCTGAAGCTGTAGGCGCGCCGATTAATGCCGGGGATTTTTCCGAGCAGGTCAGCCAGATCCGCAGCGCTTCGCCGCGTCTCTATGGTTCACAAAGCAATGTTTATAGTGCCGTGCAGGACTGGCTACGATCAGGTGGCGATACCCGCACCCTGCGTCAGTTTGGTATCGATGCCTGGCAGATGGAAGGCGCCGATCGCTACGGCAACGTGCAATTCACTGGCTATTACACGCCGGTTGTTCAGGCCCGACATACCCGCCAGGGCGAGTTCCAGTATCCTATCTATCGTATGCCGCCGAAGCGCGGAAAACTGCCGTCGCGAGCAAGCATTTACGCAGGCGGTTTGAGCGACAGCTATATTCTCGCCTACAGCAACTCGCTGATGGATAATTTCATTATGGATGTGCAGGGGAGCGGGTACATCGATTTTGGTGATGGTTCGCCGCTGAACTTCTTTAGTTACGCGGGTAAAAACGGCTGGGCCTATCACAGTATTGGCAAGGTGCTGATCGACCGCGGCGAAGTAAAACGCGAAGATATGTCGATGCAGGCTATCCGTCATTGGGGAGAAACGCACAGTCAGGCTGAGGTTCAGGAGCTACTGGAGCAGAATCCGTCATTTGTCTTTTTTAAACCCCAGTCGTTTGCGCCAGTAAAAGGGGCGAGCGCCGTCCCGCTGATTGGTCGTGCGTCTGTCGCATCTGACCGCAGCATCATTCCGGCAGGAACCACGCTGCTGGCTGAAGTCCCGCTGCTGGACAATAACGGTAAATTTAACGGTCAATATGAGCTGCGCCTGATGGTCGCCCTTGATGTGGGCGGCGCGATTAAAGGCCAACACTTCGATATCTATCAGGGGATCGGAGCAGATGCCGGACACCGCGCAGGCTGGTACAATCATTACGGTCGCGTTTGGGTGCTGAAGAATGCGCCGGGCGCGGGCGGCGGCCTGACATCAGGTAATGTCTTTAGCGGCTAA
- the recD gene encoding exodeoxyribonuclease V subunit alpha, with product MNLQALLLEAVTHKLLRPLDVQFALMVAEKEHPAVMLAAAVLSRDAGEGHVCLPLSRLAPDAHVTGKAGEIWAQIFACADAPDDWNALMMQSAAVSCDETPAPVMLHDGRLYLNRMWRNELSVARFFSEQNQPMAVDETQLAEILNVLFPSSEDIDWQKVAAAVALTRRISVISGGPGTGKTTTVAKLLAALVQMSDDKCRIRLAAPTGKAAARLTESLGAALRRLPLTEAQKKLLPTDASTLHRLLGAQPGSQRMRYHAANPLHLDVLVVDEASMIDLPMMSRLIDALPAHGRIIFLGDRDQLASVEAGAVLGDICAWVNGGYTPARAAELSRLTGTAVPAGKDSGAGALRDSLCLLQKSYRFTSHSGIGQLAAAVNCGDKRSLKTVCSQGFDDINLKPLRTQDEYQSMLDDALSGYAHYLTLLRENAQPDAVLAAFSEFQLLCALREGPYGVSGLNTQLEQALARKRHMTLPRHSRWYPGRPIMIARNDSALGLFNGDIGVALEGEQGMRVWFPMPDGTVKSFHPGRLPEHDTAWAMTVHKSQGSEFDHAALILPAQSVPLVTRELVYTAITRARQRLSLYADDKLLAQAVVTRTERRSGLTAFFEKIS from the coding sequence ATGAATTTACAGGCACTGTTACTTGAGGCCGTAACCCACAAACTTCTGCGCCCGCTGGATGTGCAGTTTGCTCTCATGGTGGCCGAAAAAGAGCATCCGGCGGTGATGCTGGCTGCGGCAGTGCTCAGTCGCGACGCAGGAGAAGGGCACGTCTGCCTGCCACTTTCGCGCCTCGCTCCGGATGCGCATGTGACAGGTAAAGCAGGCGAAATATGGGCGCAAATTTTCGCTTGTGCTGATGCTCCGGACGACTGGAACGCGCTGATGATGCAGTCAGCTGCGGTGAGCTGCGATGAGACACCTGCGCCCGTCATGCTTCATGACGGGCGGCTTTACCTTAATCGCATGTGGCGTAATGAACTTAGCGTTGCCCGCTTTTTCAGCGAACAAAATCAGCCAATGGCGGTAGATGAAACGCAGCTGGCAGAAATCCTTAACGTACTGTTTCCCTCTTCTGAAGACATTGACTGGCAAAAAGTAGCGGCGGCGGTCGCGCTGACCCGTCGTATTTCGGTTATCTCTGGCGGCCCCGGTACCGGCAAGACGACGACCGTGGCAAAACTGCTGGCGGCGCTGGTACAGATGTCAGACGATAAATGCCGTATCCGGCTGGCTGCGCCCACCGGCAAAGCCGCTGCCAGGCTGACCGAATCGCTGGGGGCGGCGCTGCGTCGTCTGCCGCTGACCGAGGCGCAAAAAAAACTGCTTCCCACCGACGCCAGTACGCTGCATCGCCTGCTCGGCGCGCAGCCCGGTAGCCAGCGAATGCGTTATCACGCTGCGAACCCGCTGCATCTGGATGTGCTGGTGGTGGATGAAGCGTCAATGATTGATTTGCCGATGATGTCGCGCCTGATTGACGCGCTACCGGCGCACGGACGGATTATTTTCCTCGGCGATCGCGATCAGCTGGCCTCGGTTGAAGCCGGTGCGGTGCTGGGCGATATCTGCGCGTGGGTTAACGGTGGCTATACGCCCGCTCGCGCGGCTGAGCTTTCGCGCCTGACGGGAACCGCGGTTCCGGCGGGGAAAGATAGCGGTGCCGGCGCGCTGCGGGACAGCTTATGTCTACTGCAAAAAAGTTACCGTTTCACCAGCCACTCCGGTATTGGCCAACTGGCGGCGGCGGTTAACTGCGGCGATAAGCGCTCGCTGAAAACCGTCTGTTCGCAGGGCTTTGATGATATCAACCTCAAGCCGCTGCGCACGCAGGATGAGTATCAGTCGATGCTGGACGATGCATTAAGCGGCTATGCGCATTATCTGACCCTGCTGCGTGAAAATGCGCAGCCTGATGCCGTGCTGGCGGCATTCAGCGAATTTCAGCTTCTCTGCGCGCTGCGTGAAGGTCCGTACGGGGTTAGCGGCCTGAATACGCAGCTGGAGCAGGCGCTGGCCCGAAAACGCCATATGACGTTACCGCGCCACTCTCGCTGGTATCCGGGGCGACCCATAATGATTGCCCGGAACGATAGCGCGCTGGGGCTTTTTAACGGCGATATTGGCGTGGCGCTGGAAGGCGAGCAGGGGATGCGCGTCTGGTTCCCGATGCCCGACGGTACGGTTAAGTCATTTCATCCGGGGCGCTTGCCGGAACATGATACGGCGTGGGCCATGACGGTACATAAATCCCAGGGATCGGAATTCGATCACGCGGCGCTGATCCTGCCTGCCCAGAGCGTGCCGCTGGTAACGCGGGAGCTGGTTTACACCGCCATTACCCGGGCGCGACAGCGTTTGTCACTGTATGCCGATGATAAGCTGCTGGCGCAGGCCGTCGTCACCCGAACTGAACGTCGTAGCGGGCTGACAGCCTTTTTTGAAAAAATCAGCTAG
- the argA gene encoding amino-acid N-acetyltransferase — MVKERRTELVEGFRHSVPYINAHRGKTFVIMLGGEAIEHENFSSIVNDIGLLHSLGIRLVLVYGARPQIDANLAAHHHEPVYHKHIRVTDAKTLELVKQAAGLLQLDITARLSMSLNNTPLQGAHINVVSGNFIISQPLGVDDGVDYCHSGRIRRIDEEAIHRQLDSGAIVLMGPVAVSVTGESFNLTSEEVATQLAIKLKAEKMIGFCSSQGVYNESGDIISELFPNEAQARVEALEAQGDYHSGTVRFLRGALKACRSGVRRSHLISYQENGALLQELFSRDGIGTQIVMESAEQIRRATINDIGGILELIRPLEQQGILVRRSREQLEMEIDKFTIIQRDNLTIACAALYPFVEEKIGEMACVAVHPDYRSSSRGEVLLDRVASQARQMGLDKLFVLTTRSIHWFQERGFTPVDVDLLPDSKKEMYNYQRRSKVLMADLT; from the coding sequence GTGGTGAAGGAACGTAGAACCGAACTGGTCGAGGGATTTCGCCATTCCGTTCCCTATATAAATGCGCATCGGGGTAAAACGTTCGTCATCATGCTGGGCGGCGAGGCCATTGAGCATGAGAACTTCTCCAGCATTGTTAACGACATTGGCCTGTTGCACAGCCTCGGCATTCGTCTGGTGCTGGTTTACGGTGCCCGCCCGCAAATTGATGCCAACCTGGCGGCACATCATCACGAGCCGGTTTATCACAAACATATCCGGGTCACCGATGCCAAAACGCTGGAACTGGTAAAACAGGCTGCGGGTTTGCTACAGCTGGATATTACTGCGCGTCTCTCTATGAGCCTTAATAACACCCCGCTTCAGGGTGCTCATATTAATGTGGTCAGCGGCAACTTTATTATTTCTCAGCCGCTGGGTGTCGATGACGGTGTGGATTATTGCCACAGCGGCCGCATTCGGCGCATTGATGAAGAGGCGATCCATCGCCAGTTAGACAGCGGGGCTATCGTGCTGATGGGTCCGGTCGCGGTATCGGTCACCGGTGAGAGCTTTAACCTGACCTCGGAAGAAGTCGCCACCCAGCTGGCTATCAAGCTCAAGGCTGAAAAAATGATCGGCTTCTGCTCCTCGCAAGGGGTATATAACGAGTCAGGGGACATTATTTCAGAACTGTTCCCTAATGAAGCGCAGGCGCGGGTTGAAGCGCTTGAAGCACAGGGCGATTACCATTCCGGCACCGTGCGCTTCCTGCGCGGCGCGTTAAAAGCCTGCCGCAGCGGCGTGCGGCGTAGCCACCTCATTAGCTACCAGGAAAACGGCGCGCTATTACAAGAGCTGTTCTCCCGCGACGGTATTGGCACACAGATTGTGATGGAGAGTGCCGAGCAGATCCGTCGCGCGACCATCAATGATATTGGCGGCATTCTTGAGCTTATCCGTCCGCTGGAGCAGCAGGGCATTCTGGTGCGCCGCTCGCGCGAACAGCTGGAAATGGAGATCGATAAATTTACCATCATCCAGCGCGATAACCTGACGATTGCCTGCGCGGCGCTGTACCCGTTTGTGGAAGAGAAAATCGGTGAAATGGCCTGCGTGGCGGTGCATCCGGATTATCGTAGCTCTTCGCGGGGCGAAGTTCTGCTCGACAGGGTAGCGTCTCAGGCCAGGCAAATGGGGCTCGACAAGCTGTTTGTACTAACCACCCGCAGTATCCACTGGTTTCAGGAGCGCGGCTTTACGCCAGTGGATGTCGACCTGCTGCCGGACAGTAAAAAAGAGATGTATAACTATCAGCGACGATCAAAAGTGCTGATGGCCGATCTCACCTGA
- the amiC gene encoding N-acetylmuramoyl-L-alanine amidase AmiC, protein MSGSKSAISRRRLLQGAGAMWLLSVSQTSFAAVSQVIAVRVWPASTYTRVTVESNKMLKYRQFALSNPERLVVDVEGVNLNSVLKGMSAQIRSDDPFITSARVGQFDPQTVRMVFELKQNIKPQLFALAPVAGFKERLVMDLYPANAQDIQDPLLALLEDYNKGDLEKQVPPAQSGPKPGKAGRDRPIVIMLDPGHGGEDSGAVGKYRTREKDVVLQIARRLRALIEKEGNMKAFMTRNEDVFIPLKVRVAKAQKQRADLFVSIHADAFTSRQPSGSSVFALSTKGATSTAAKYLAQTQNAADLIGGVSKSGDRYLDHTMFDMVQSLTINDSLKFGKAVLKRLGKVNNLHKSSVEQAGFAVLKAPDIPSILVETAFISNIEEERKLKTAVFQQEVAESILAGIKAYFADEVTLARRGQ, encoded by the coding sequence ATGTCGGGAAGCAAATCAGCAATCAGCCGCCGTCGCCTGTTACAGGGGGCGGGGGCAATGTGGTTATTAAGCGTAAGCCAGACCAGTTTCGCGGCTGTCAGCCAGGTCATCGCCGTGCGCGTCTGGCCTGCCTCGACCTATACACGCGTGACGGTAGAATCAAACAAGATGCTAAAATACCGCCAGTTTGCGCTCAGTAATCCCGAAAGGCTGGTGGTCGATGTCGAAGGCGTTAATTTGAATTCAGTCCTGAAAGGAATGAGCGCGCAGATCCGCAGCGACGATCCTTTTATCACCTCCGCACGCGTCGGTCAGTTTGATCCGCAGACCGTACGAATGGTATTTGAACTCAAGCAGAATATTAAGCCACAGCTATTTGCGCTGGCACCGGTAGCGGGTTTTAAAGAGCGCCTGGTGATGGATCTCTATCCGGCCAATGCGCAGGATATTCAGGACCCGCTATTAGCGCTGCTGGAGGATTATAATAAGGGCGATCTGGAGAAACAGGTGCCGCCGGCGCAGAGCGGACCGAAACCCGGTAAGGCAGGGCGTGACAGGCCGATTGTGATTATGCTCGATCCAGGGCACGGCGGCGAAGACTCCGGTGCAGTGGGCAAGTATCGAACGCGCGAGAAAGACGTCGTGCTGCAAATCGCCCGCCGTCTGCGCGCGCTTATTGAGAAAGAAGGCAACATGAAAGCCTTTATGACGCGCAATGAGGATGTGTTCATCCCGTTGAAAGTGCGCGTAGCAAAGGCCCAGAAGCAGCGGGCCGATCTTTTCGTTTCTATCCACGCCGATGCGTTTACCAGCCGCCAGCCAAGTGGCTCGTCTGTGTTCGCACTGTCGACCAAAGGGGCAACCAGTACCGCCGCCAAATATCTCGCCCAGACGCAGAATGCCGCCGACTTGATAGGTGGCGTCAGCAAAAGCGGCGACCGTTATCTCGATCATACAATGTTCGACATGGTGCAGTCCCTGACCATTAACGACAGCCTGAAATTTGGAAAAGCGGTGCTTAAAAGGCTGGGTAAAGTGAATAATCTGCATAAAAGTAGTGTAGAGCAGGCCGGTTTTGCAGTACTAAAAGCGCCGGATATACCTTCGATTCTGGTGGAGACCGCGTTTATCAGCAATATCGAAGAAGAGCGTAAGTTGAAAACGGCCGTATTTCAGCAGGAGGTTGCCGAATCTATTCTGGCGGGGATCAAAGCCTATTTTGCCGATGAGGTGACGCTGGCAAGAAGAGGCCAGTAA
- the tcdA gene encoding tRNA cyclic N6-threonylcarbamoyladenosine(37) synthase TcdA yields the protein MSVVISDAWRQRFGGTARLYGEQALQRFAEAHFCVVGIGGVGSWVAEALARTGIGAITLIDMDDVCVTNTNRQIHALRETVGVAKADVMAARIRQINPECQVTVIDDFVTVDNVAEYMGRGYSYVIDAIDSVRPKAALIAWCRRNKIPLVTTGGAGGQIDPTQIQVSDLAKTIQDPLAAKLRERLKSDFGVVKNSKGKLGIDCVFSTEALVYPQSDGSVCAMKSTAEGPKRMDCASGFGAATMVTATFGFIAVSHALKKMMAKAARQ from the coding sequence ATGTCAGTAGTAATCAGTGATGCGTGGCGTCAGCGTTTCGGTGGCACCGCACGTCTCTATGGCGAGCAGGCGCTCCAGCGCTTTGCTGAGGCCCATTTTTGCGTGGTGGGGATCGGCGGTGTCGGGTCGTGGGTGGCAGAAGCGTTAGCCCGTACGGGTATTGGCGCAATTACCCTGATTGATATGGATGATGTTTGCGTCACCAATACCAATCGTCAGATCCATGCCCTACGGGAAACGGTTGGCGTGGCGAAAGCAGACGTCATGGCGGCGCGTATTCGCCAAATCAATCCTGAGTGCCAGGTTACGGTGATTGATGATTTTGTCACCGTGGATAACGTGGCAGAGTACATGGGGCGGGGCTACAGCTATGTTATTGATGCCATTGATAGCGTGCGGCCAAAAGCAGCGCTGATCGCCTGGTGCCGGCGCAATAAAATTCCGCTGGTCACGACGGGTGGGGCGGGGGGACAAATCGATCCTACACAAATTCAGGTCAGCGATCTTGCTAAGACGATTCAGGATCCGCTGGCGGCAAAATTACGCGAGCGGTTGAAAAGTGATTTCGGCGTCGTTAAAAACAGCAAGGGCAAACTGGGCATTGACTGCGTGTTCTCCACTGAAGCGCTGGTTTACCCGCAATCCGACGGCTCCGTCTGCGCCATGAAAAGCACGGCTGAAGGGCCAAAACGGATGGACTGTGCCTCCGGCTTCGGTGCGGCAACGATGGTCACCGCCACCTTTGGGTTTATCGCCGTTTCTCACGCGCTGAAGAAGATGATGGCGAAAGCGGCGCGTCAGTGA